Part of the Caulifigura coniformis genome, GACCCGTTCCTCGTCCCGCTTCAACTCCATCTCGGACTGCACAGCACGGCGGGACAACTCCTGGAACTGGGCGTCCTGTTCGAGAGTGCGGGCCAGTTCCGACTGCACTTCGGCCTGCTTCTGAATGGCGGCCTGGGACTTTGCCAGGGCCGCCTCCCACCTGGCGCGAGCATCCGCGGCCGTGGATCGCAGCCGGCCCAGTCGCTCTCCCACCTCTTTCGCGCGCCGTTCCTTGCGTTCCACGATCGTCAGGAGGTCCTGCCGGACGTCGGCGAAGCCTGCTTCCACGGCGGATCGACTCAGTTCCGGGAGGACAAGTCGCGCCAGTTCAACAACCGCTTCAGACCTCTGGGTCACCAGGGCCGCCATTTCGTCGTCGATCCGACGGGCCTCTTCGTGGATGGCTGCGGCCTCGTTCTGCGCGGTTGCGAGGGCCCCCCTGAGCACGTCGAACAACTCTGCGCCGGGTTTCGGCATGATTCCATCGTTCCTTCAATGCCTGGCGGGTGCCGGTTGCGAAGTCTGGGAAAGGCGGTATCCGGCCGGACGATCCTGCCTGATCGTTCAACGCAATTCGGACGCGTTGAGGATACGCGAATCGTCGAGCATCCTATTGGAAAACGGTGAATTTCACCTGTACGATGCCGGCCTCCGCGCGGCTGCGCGGCGCTCACCTGTGGATTCGACTCCTCCAGCCTCCGGATGAACTTCTCCATGAGCCAACCCTCCCAAGACCTTGGGGCTCCTGCTGCACCGAACGCGTTTCGGCTCCTCTGGGCCGGCTTTATGGCCATCTTTGCCGCGGGCATCGGCTTCGCCATCCGCGGCGGCATCCTCGACAACTGGGCCCGTGAATACAGCCTGACCTCCACCCAGGTCGGTGAAATCTCGGGTGCCGGATTCACGGGATTCTGCTTCGGAATCATCATCGGCGGCATCATCGCCGACCGCATCGGCTACGGAAAACTCGTCATCGCAGCGTTCCTGATGCACATCGCTTCAGCGGGTGTGACGTTCATGGCGACCCCCGAGAACGCCTACAACATGCTGTTCCTCGGGGCGTTCATCTTCGCCATCGCCAACGGAACGCTCGAAGCCGTCGCCAACCCGCTGGTGGCCACGCTTTTCCCCAATAACCGCACGCACTACCTCAACATTCTCCACGCCAGTTGGCCGGCCGGCATGATCATCGGCGGCGCCTGTGGCTGGGTTCTCGACGACCGCCTCGAGCTTCCCTGGAAGCAGCAGTTCGCGATCTTCCTGATTCCGACCGTCATTTATGGCCTGATGTTCCTCGGCCAGCGGATGCCGAAATCGGAAGCGGCCGAGAAGGGCCTCAAGCTGGGCGACATGCTGAAGGACGTCGGAATTCTCGGCGGCCTCGTCGTCTGCTTCCTCCTGGCGCTGTTCTCGAGCAGCCTGCTGACGCCGATGCTCACGCCTGCCAACGCAACGCCCGAGCAGATCGCCAGCGCCGATTCGATGGGCTCGAACCTTGGTTACCTCGTCGGCGGCCTGCTGCTCGTCGCGATCGCCTTTATCACGAAGTTCTCGTTCGGCTCGCTCCTCCTGTTCGTGCTGTTCGTGACGCATGCCATGGTCGGAGCCGTGGAACTCGGAACCGACAACTGGATCCAGAGCATCACCGGCAACATCCTGTCGTCGAGCGAAGGCAAGATCCTCTTCGTCTTCACGTCGTCCGTGATGTTCGCCCTGAGGTTCTGTGCCCATTTCATTGAGAAGAAGCTCGGCCTGTCCCCGGTCGGCATCCTGCTGGTCTGTGCGGTCCTGGCCTGCATCGGCCTCAACCTCACAAGCCGCGTCGAAACGTTCGGAGCCGCCCTGCTGGCGCTCACGGTGTACGGCATTGGCAAGACGTTCTTCTGGCCGACCATGCTTGCCGTCGCGAGCGATCGCTTCCCCCGGACGGGCGCCATCGCCATCAGCATCATGGGCGGCATCGGCATGATGTCCGCCGGCCTGGTCGGCGCTCCCGGCCTTGGCTTCCTGAAGGACAAGTACTCCGCCGAAGCGCTGGCCGAGGCGAACAAGCCGCTCTATGAGGCGAACAAGTCCGAGAAGCCCAGCCGCTTCATGCGGGTCTTCGAAGCGACCGCCATCAAGGCCTCCAGCCTGGGCGACGTGAACAATAAGCTCGATGAAGCCCGCAAGAAGGAGGTTGCCGCCGGCAACGCTGATCCGAAGGCGGCCCTGTCGGCACTGTCAACGGACGAACGGGCGATCTTCGATGCCAGCATCGAAGGCGACCGCCGGACGCTCGTCACAGACTCGCTGATCCCGGCCACCATGGCTGCCGTCTACCTGCTCCTGATGGTCTACTTCAAGACCCTCGGCGGCTACCGGCCCCTCCGGCTCGAAGAAGCCCAGGCCGCTTCGACCGCCGAAAGCTAAAGCCGGAAGACGCATTGATCCGCTGCCAACAGGCCCCGCGAGGCAGACTCGCGGGGCTTTTTTTGCGTCTGCAGTTCCGGTCCTCCCTGTCGCGACGGTTGCACCGACGGCGGACTCCAGTGGTCTCGTACCGAAGCGCACGGGAGCGGGCGGGTTTCCTCCCAACTCCGTGCCTGTTCCCGGTCCGGCGCTCAGCATTTCTCTGTTTCGTCGCCGATACTTGGAACGGATTCTGGCCTTCTCTGTCGTCCTTCGTGCGCCCATGATGGAGGATGCAGCCGGAGCGTCTCGCTCCCGTTGCGTCGTCTGACTCGCCTGCGATGTTCGACGTCGGGAGAGTCAGCGCGGCAAGGATGCTGCAAACCGTCATCCGGTTGCCCGGGGCTTCACCACCCCGTTTGAGATCCTTGCCATGACCATTCGACCTCTTGCCTGCGCCCTGGCTGTCCTGGCCGGATTCGCTCCCGCGCTGTCTTTCGCGCAGGAACTTCCCGACACCAGGGATCTGGAACGGATCGGCCTGGTGAACGGCTGGTGGGCTCGCGCGGTGGTCGACTCGAAGCAGGACGAGCTGGAGCACATCCGCAGCGATGAGCAGGTCGTGCTCGTCCAGTCTCGCCAGGGGCTGTTCACGGCGTTCCGCGCCGACTCAGGCCGCATCCTGTGGTCGGTTCTGCTGGGCGGCCCGAAGCACCGCTCCTTCCCTGCCGTCATGAACGAGACGGAGGTCGTCGTCGCGGTCGGCCTCAACATGTTCTCGCTCAATAAGTCGACTGGCGAAACGATGTGGGAACTGCGGCTCCCGGGGCATCCCAGCTGCACGCCCGAAATCGATTCCAACCAGGTGTATGTCGGCACGACGGATGGCAGCGTGTACGCCTACAGCCTCCGGACGATCCGGGAGCTGTTCAGCAAGCGAAAGCTGCCCGCCTACACCCATATGGCCCAGGTGTGGCGCTACAAGACCCCGGAAGCCATCAACGCGATCGTTTCGAATGGAACGGTCGTCGATTTTACGAGCAGCCGCGGAACGCTGTATGGCGTGGACGCCCGTGAACGGTCGCTCCGCTATCAGATCGAAACGACGGGCACGATCCGCACTCCCATGGGGCGGAACCAGAATGCTCTGTTCATTCCGACATCGGACGGCCGGATGACGGGCCTGTCGCTCGACAGCGGTCGAGTCCGCTGGGAATTCACGGCTGGCACCGAAGTCCTCCTTCGTCCCCGGGCCATCGGAAACAGCGTCTATGTCTCGCCGACGCGGGCGGGGCTTTTCTGCCTGGAATCCGAGTCGGGCGCGGAGATCTGGCGGCAGCGGGCCGCGACGGAGTTCACGGCAGCCAGCGACGACCGGGTTTACGCCTTCGACACGGCCGGGAAGCTGCTGGTTCTGGAGCTGGCCACAGGACGCGTGACGGGAAGCATCCCGATGCGGCAGTTTGAAATTCACTACGGAAACGAACTGACGGACCGGATTCTGGTGGCCACCACCGAAGGGCTGGTTGCCAGCTTCCATGAACAGGGCCGGACGTTGCCGGTTTTCCATCGGAATCCGGATCGACGCCCGCTGCTTCCGGACATGGCGCCGGACGAGGCTGCCGAAGGAACGGCCGAGCCGGCGCCTCAAACCAATTGACTTCGAGACGTGCAAGTTTAGAATTTCCCTGGTCAGGTGTTTTCGCCTGTCGGAATCCGAATTCAGCCGCTCCGTCGTCTCGCTTGCCCTGCGAGCACATGAGTGGACACCTTCGCCCTCGCGGGGGTCATTTCGCCGCCTCGTGACGCTCCGAATACGTGGGACGCGTGACACGGCGAGTTTTCTCCGAGCTGCCTGCATGGCCGCGCAGCTCGAAACGTCTTGAGGTCGTCCAATGCTTGGGATCAATCAGTGGGAAATGCTCATGTTCCTCTTCATCGCGCTCTTGCTGTTTGGCAAGAGACTGCCTGAAGTGGCGCGGAGCATGGGCAAGGGCGTGACCGAGTTCAAGAAGGGTCTCCGCGGGTTCGAAGAGGAAGTCAGCCGTGAAGACTCGACGCCGGCTCCCGCAGCCAAGCGT contains:
- a CDS encoding MFS transporter; amino-acid sequence: MSQPSQDLGAPAAPNAFRLLWAGFMAIFAAGIGFAIRGGILDNWAREYSLTSTQVGEISGAGFTGFCFGIIIGGIIADRIGYGKLVIAAFLMHIASAGVTFMATPENAYNMLFLGAFIFAIANGTLEAVANPLVATLFPNNRTHYLNILHASWPAGMIIGGACGWVLDDRLELPWKQQFAIFLIPTVIYGLMFLGQRMPKSEAAEKGLKLGDMLKDVGILGGLVVCFLLALFSSSLLTPMLTPANATPEQIASADSMGSNLGYLVGGLLLVAIAFITKFSFGSLLLFVLFVTHAMVGAVELGTDNWIQSITGNILSSSEGKILFVFTSSVMFALRFCAHFIEKKLGLSPVGILLVCAVLACIGLNLTSRVETFGAALLALTVYGIGKTFFWPTMLAVASDRFPRTGAIAISIMGGIGMMSAGLVGAPGLGFLKDKYSAEALAEANKPLYEANKSEKPSRFMRVFEATAIKASSLGDVNNKLDEARKKEVAAGNADPKAALSALSTDERAIFDASIEGDRRTLVTDSLIPATMAAVYLLLMVYFKTLGGYRPLRLEEAQAASTAES
- a CDS encoding PQQ-binding-like beta-propeller repeat protein, translated to MTIRPLACALAVLAGFAPALSFAQELPDTRDLERIGLVNGWWARAVVDSKQDELEHIRSDEQVVLVQSRQGLFTAFRADSGRILWSVLLGGPKHRSFPAVMNETEVVVAVGLNMFSLNKSTGETMWELRLPGHPSCTPEIDSNQVYVGTTDGSVYAYSLRTIRELFSKRKLPAYTHMAQVWRYKTPEAINAIVSNGTVVDFTSSRGTLYGVDARERSLRYQIETTGTIRTPMGRNQNALFIPTSDGRMTGLSLDSGRVRWEFTAGTEVLLRPRAIGNSVYVSPTRAGLFCLESESGAEIWRQRAATEFTAASDDRVYAFDTAGKLLVLELATGRVTGSIPMRQFEIHYGNELTDRILVATTEGLVASFHEQGRTLPVFHRNPDRRPLLPDMAPDEAAEGTAEPAPQTN
- a CDS encoding Sec-independent protein translocase subunit TatA/TatB produces the protein MLGINQWEMLMFLFIALLLFGKRLPEVARSMGKGVTEFKKGLRGFEEEVSREDSTPAPAAKRPNVESDEQVASAPKFQPPTAPPVETQETAHA